From one archaeon CG10_big_fil_rev_8_21_14_0_10_43_11 genomic stretch:
- a CDS encoding RNA 2',3'-cyclic phosphodiesterase, whose translation MRFMSNIVVPHIWCVYIQEYDKELVESFSRQAGITSVSHIKDFTRTHFLNITIPYQGMRLFLAITLPKEYAHAISRIPLTPFAGKRVEEENYHINLHFFGEVADEKPIIKTLETISFKAFPLEIKGFSEFPSKQHPRVVFLGVFSPFLLELHKKIVSALHLSEDRPYTPHLTLMRVSKTNTKLAQAFFKTPFHAPFLVSCFSLFKSTLTPQGPRYSVVKHFCAH comes from the coding sequence ATGCGTTTTATGTCAAACATAGTTGTACCCCACATATGGTGTGTTTATATTCAAGAATATGACAAAGAATTGGTTGAGTCATTCTCCAGACAGGCGGGAATCACATCCGTGAGTCATATCAAAGACTTCACACGCACACACTTTTTAAATATTACTATCCCCTATCAGGGTATGCGCCTTTTTCTTGCAATTACCCTTCCAAAAGAATATGCACACGCAATTTCACGCATTCCTCTCACACCTTTTGCAGGCAAGCGTGTTGAAGAAGAAAACTACCACATTAACCTGCACTTTTTTGGTGAGGTTGCTGACGAAAAGCCCATTATCAAAACGCTTGAAACTATTTCATTTAAGGCGTTTCCACTGGAAATAAAGGGGTTTTCCGAGTTTCCTTCAAAACAACATCCGCGTGTGGTGTTTCTTGGTGTTTTTTCTCCGTTTCTTCTTGAACTTCACAAAAAAATAGTGTCAGCACTCCATCTTAGTGAAGACAGACCATACACGCCACACCTCACGCTTATGCGCGTTTCTAAAACAAACACAAAACTCGCGCAGGCATTTTTTAAAACACCGTTTCACGCGCCTTTTCTCGTGTCATGCTTTTCACTTTTTAAAAGCACACTCACACCGCAAGGACCGCGTTATTCTGTTGTTAAACACTTTTGTGCACACTAA
- a CDS encoding ATPase, which produces MTAKEKTFLVDTSVVIEGMLTKLISEKKVSGTIIIHKAVIGEIEHQANFGRETGFRGLEELTRLNELAAKGAIAIEYVGQRPSESQIKRARSGEIDAMIRDAAWERKATLVTGDVVQGKTAKAMGMEVMVLREDKKVDKRLGIEDYFDEHTMSIHLKEGVEPYVKKGKPGEFEFIAASSDILEKARMKDLIDEIILKTHFFDDTFIEIDRKYSTIVQYADIRIVITRPPFSDGLEITAVRPLVQLELTDYKLDPAIVERFEQKAEGILIAGSPGSGKTTFARGLAEFYEGKGKIVKTVESPRDLDLKPAITQYSKNFGTSSEIHDILLLSRPDYTIFDEVRDTKDFSLYSDLRLSGIGMVGVLHSTTPIDAIQRFIGRIELGVIPSVLDTVVFVQGGQIHQVLELVMTVKVPSGMIEADLARPVVEVRDFVTKTLLYELYTYGEQTVVVPVKKQQKTGITKMVETNIAQKVRQNLPKNSFADVELVGNNAVIVKTDSAGAKRIIGREGQNVKQLEKELGVRIDVRTDRDNHEKGEQTEETPNAPRGAQVKYGMHDDKNYYYFELKKSAKGRNVSFYADDAFIFDAVVSRKGTIRVSKKGGLGERIAQFIEDGVDISLYL; this is translated from the coding sequence ATGACAGCAAAGGAAAAGACATTTCTTGTTGACACGTCAGTGGTTATTGAAGGCATGCTTACTAAATTGATTTCTGAAAAAAAAGTTTCAGGAACGATTATAATTCATAAAGCAGTTATTGGCGAAATTGAACATCAGGCAAATTTTGGCCGTGAAACAGGTTTTCGCGGTCTTGAGGAATTGACGCGCTTAAACGAGCTTGCTGCAAAAGGCGCAATTGCAATTGAGTATGTTGGCCAGCGCCCCAGTGAATCGCAAATCAAACGCGCACGTTCAGGCGAGATTGATGCAATGATACGTGACGCTGCGTGGGAGCGAAAAGCAACGCTTGTGACGGGTGATGTAGTACAGGGAAAAACAGCTAAAGCAATGGGCATGGAAGTCATGGTGCTTCGCGAAGACAAGAAAGTTGACAAGCGTCTTGGCATTGAAGACTATTTTGATGAGCATACAATGAGCATTCATCTCAAAGAAGGTGTAGAACCCTACGTTAAGAAAGGCAAGCCCGGTGAATTTGAATTTATTGCGGCGTCAAGTGATATTCTTGAAAAAGCACGAATGAAAGATCTGATTGATGAAATCATCTTAAAAACACATTTTTTTGATGATACTTTTATTGAGATTGACCGAAAATATTCGACTATTGTACAATATGCAGATATACGTATTGTTATTACGCGACCGCCCTTTAGTGATGGTCTTGAAATTACCGCAGTACGCCCGCTTGTGCAATTGGAATTAACAGACTACAAGCTTGACCCCGCAATTGTTGAGCGTTTTGAACAAAAAGCAGAAGGTATTCTTATTGCAGGAAGTCCTGGTTCGGGAAAGACAACGTTTGCACGCGGACTTGCTGAGTTCTATGAAGGAAAAGGAAAAATTGTAAAAACGGTTGAATCACCGCGCGACCTTGATTTGAAGCCGGCAATCACGCAGTATTCAAAAAATTTCGGAACCAGCTCTGAAATTCATGACATTCTTTTGCTCTCGCGCCCAGACTACACTATTTTTGATGAGGTGCGCGACACAAAGGATTTCAGCCTCTACAGTGATTTGCGCTTGTCAGGCATTGGTATGGTTGGAGTGCTTCACTCAACTACGCCAATTGACGCAATTCAGCGATTTATTGGGAGAATTGAACTTGGCGTGATACCCTCTGTTCTTGACACTGTTGTGTTTGTACAAGGCGGCCAAATTCACCAAGTGCTTGAACTGGTTATGACCGTCAAAGTTCCGTCAGGCATGATTGAAGCAGACCTTGCCCGCCCGGTTGTTGAAGTGCGTGATTTTGTAACAAAAACTTTGCTCTACGAACTCTATACCTATGGCGAGCAAACCGTAGTGGTGCCCGTAAAAAAACAGCAAAAAACAGGTATCACCAAAATGGTTGAAACCAATATTGCACAAAAGGTGAGACAAAACCTTCCAAAAAACAGTTTTGCAGATGTTGAACTTGTTGGAAACAACGCAGTTATTGTGAAAACAGACAGTGCCGGAGCAAAACGCATTATTGGACGAGAAGGACAAAACGTCAAACAGCTTGAAAAAGAATTGGGTGTGCGCATTGATGTACGAACAGACCGTGACAACCACGAAAAAGGCGAACAAACAGAAGAAACGCCAAATGCGCCACGTGGCGCGCAGGTCAAGTATGGCATGCATGATGATAAAAACT
- a CDS encoding IS200/IS605 family transposase, with protein sequence MKHKLDKGSHSVYSLNYHFVQCVKYRRKVLDSDKIIDMLKTQINNISQNFQVDILGIEPDKDHFHMLFKCKPTLDITRYLNAIKSITSREIQRNFPEVKKKLWNGTFWSPSYFLATSGQVTLDVLKSYVDKQGVN encoded by the coding sequence ATGAAACACAAATTAGATAAAGGCTCTCATTCAGTATATTCACTGAATTATCATTTTGTTCAGTGTGTAAAATATCGAAGGAAAGTTTTAGATAGTGATAAAATTATTGATATGCTCAAAACTCAGATAAATAATATAAGCCAGAATTTCCAAGTTGATATTTTAGGAATAGAACCAGATAAAGACCATTTTCATATGTTGTTCAAATGCAAACCAACTTTAGATATCACTCGTTATCTAAATGCTATAAAAAGTATAACTTCAAGAGAAATACAAAGGAATTTTCCAGAAGTAAAAAAGAAATTATGGAACGGAACTTTTTGGTCTCCATCATATTTCTTAGCGACATCAGGACAAGTGACTCTTGATGTTTTGAAAAGTTATGTTGATAAACAAGGAGTAAATTAA
- the topA gene encoding DNA topoisomerase I, protein MSFIAREYVMATLIIAEKPNACKKIVEAIADTYQTKKRGGVAYYEFVRKNKTYYAVPAVGHLFNLTHKRGARIPIFDVSWAPSHTLSDASAFTKKYLDNFVKLKKSVKDIIVATDYDIEGSVIAFTILENVFGKHDAKRMKFSTLTKEDLVHAFDHMHDHINRGFVNAGVLRHHLDYFWGVNASRALMNSIKEAGRFRILSIGRVQGPTLKLLYDREKEIEQFISTTFFELSFTYKGVVCEHAHTILEKQEAKKLFNKVNKKVAVVTNITVSDQHLTPPEPFNLTTLQTTAHRVFKFSPKKTLDLAQSLYEHGLISYPRTSSQKLPLSIGYEKILKKLAKIKTYAPLCESLLKKTLKPREGKKTDPAHPAIYPTGELVDVSGAEKKLYDLIVRRFFAAFGERAVKELTKIAFDVCGVDFYAHGHTIKKPGFLTYYAPYDGGQEKLLEHFEVGQRITPDSFENAQKQTKPPSRYSQASLIHMLDKRDLGTKATRTGIIKTLYDRGYLEDTNIHVTELGMTVVDILKKYSPKLVSIELTSETEKNMKLVESHKRNKDAVLEDAKTHLVDILNDFKKHAKSIGSELAKAVKEDSALGPCSACGQDLRVIHSRRTGKLFVGCSGYPKCTNSYPLPQHGLVKNVHKACKTCTSPLVLLIKKGKRPWQLCINPQCPTKEEYEKKLRPKTD, encoded by the coding sequence ATGAGTTTCATTGCGCGTGAGTACGTAATGGCAACACTTATCATTGCAGAAAAACCAAATGCGTGCAAAAAAATTGTTGAAGCCATTGCTGACACGTACCAAACAAAAAAACGCGGGGGCGTTGCGTATTATGAGTTTGTGCGCAAAAACAAAACATATTACGCAGTTCCTGCAGTTGGACACTTATTTAATCTTACGCATAAGCGCGGCGCGCGAATCCCTATTTTTGATGTTTCATGGGCGCCGTCACACACGCTTAGTGACGCGTCAGCGTTTACTAAAAAGTATTTGGATAATTTTGTTAAACTTAAAAAATCAGTTAAAGACATTATTGTTGCAACTGACTATGACATTGAAGGGTCAGTTATTGCCTTTACTATCCTTGAAAACGTGTTTGGAAAACACGACGCAAAACGCATGAAATTCTCAACACTCACAAAAGAAGATTTAGTGCACGCGTTTGACCACATGCATGACCACATTAACCGCGGATTTGTGAATGCAGGCGTGCTTCGCCACCACCTTGATTACTTTTGGGGTGTAAACGCGTCACGCGCTCTTATGAACTCAATTAAAGAAGCCGGCCGTTTTCGCATTCTTTCAATAGGTCGCGTGCAAGGTCCAACACTCAAACTCTTGTATGACCGCGAAAAAGAAATAGAACAGTTCATTTCCACAACCTTTTTTGAACTCTCTTTTACTTACAAAGGCGTTGTTTGCGAGCACGCTCATACAATTTTAGAAAAACAGGAAGCAAAAAAACTCTTTAACAAAGTCAATAAAAAAGTTGCGGTTGTTACTAACATTACGGTGTCAGACCAACACCTCACCCCTCCTGAACCGTTTAACCTCACTACGCTGCAAACAACCGCACACCGCGTGTTTAAGTTCTCACCAAAAAAGACACTTGACCTTGCCCAATCTCTCTATGAACACGGTCTTATATCATATCCCCGAACATCTTCGCAAAAACTTCCCCTAAGTATTGGATATGAAAAAATACTCAAAAAACTCGCAAAAATAAAAACATACGCGCCGCTTTGCGAGTCACTTCTCAAAAAAACACTCAAGCCGCGTGAGGGGAAAAAAACAGATCCCGCACACCCCGCGATTTATCCAACTGGCGAGCTTGTTGACGTTTCAGGTGCTGAGAAAAAACTATATGACCTTATTGTGCGCCGATTTTTTGCCGCATTTGGCGAACGCGCAGTAAAAGAACTTACCAAAATCGCATTTGACGTGTGCGGGGTTGATTTTTACGCGCATGGTCACACTATTAAAAAACCAGGATTTCTCACCTATTACGCACCCTATGATGGGGGTCAGGAGAAGCTGCTTGAGCATTTTGAGGTTGGACAACGCATCACTCCAGATTCATTTGAAAACGCGCAAAAACAAACCAAACCCCCGTCACGGTATTCGCAAGCATCACTTATTCATATGCTTGACAAACGAGACCTTGGCACAAAAGCAACACGAACGGGTATTATCAAAACACTCTACGACCGTGGCTATCTGGAGGACACCAACATTCATGTCACCGAGCTTGGCATGACGGTTGTTGATATTCTCAAAAAGTATTCGCCTAAACTCGTGTCAATTGAGCTGACAAGCGAGACTGAGAAAAACATGAAACTTGTTGAATCGCACAAGCGAAATAAGGATGCTGTGTTAGAGGACGCAAAAACGCATCTTGTGGACATACTCAATGATTTTAAAAAACACGCAAAAAGCATTGGCAGCGAGCTTGCAAAAGCAGTTAAAGAAGACAGTGCGCTTGGACCCTGCAGCGCGTGCGGTCAGGACTTGCGTGTTATTCATTCACGCAGAACCGGTAAACTCTTTGTTGGCTGTAGCGGGTATCCAAAGTGCACAAACAGTTATCCCCTGCCCCAGCACGGTTTGGTAAAAAACGTGCACAAGGCATGTAAAACCTGCACGTCGCCGCTTGTCTTGCTTATTAAAAAAGGCAAACGCCCCTGGCAGCTGTGTATAAATCCGCAATGTCCTACAAAAGAAGAATATGAAAAAAAATTAAGACCAAAAACTGATTAG
- a CDS encoding serine--tRNA ligase — protein MFDIKRIRQEPELIKQNLARRKNPELPKMVDEVLKKDEQWRAGTKKLEELRNVRNTVSRELAASKGKDKEKIAQMKKVNDDITRAQAKVDMLFSQRRLLLMRIPNLIHDSVPYGADENDNIEVRRWGTVPKRDFEAKNHLEVLKELNLIDEERAAKTAGASFVYLKDDLVLLDRALQHFAIDLLRKRGYTLIYPPLMLRRNAYEGVVSLDDFEEVMYKIEGDDTYLIATSEHAIGTMYKDEVVLEKELPLKFVGVSPCFRKEVGSHGKYTKGLFRMHHFNKVEQFIFCLPKDSWKYHEELQKNAEDLYQALGIPYRVVNVCTGDLGPIAAKKYDTEYLGSDNEYRECGSNSNCTDYQARRLNTKYREGVGKPPKEYVHTLNNTAIATSRTMIAVIETYQQKDGSIKIPDVLVTYMNGKKIIKNAT, from the coding sequence ATGTTTGACATAAAACGCATCAGGCAAGAGCCTGAGCTGATAAAACAAAATCTTGCGCGCAGAAAAAACCCGGAACTTCCAAAAATGGTTGATGAAGTGCTCAAAAAAGACGAGCAGTGGCGAGCAGGAACAAAAAAACTTGAAGAATTACGCAATGTGAGAAACACCGTTTCTCGCGAGCTTGCTGCAAGCAAAGGAAAAGACAAAGAAAAAATTGCACAAATGAAAAAAGTAAATGATGATATCACGCGCGCCCAGGCAAAAGTTGACATGCTCTTTAGCCAACGACGACTGCTTCTTATGCGCATTCCAAACCTGATTCATGATTCCGTGCCCTATGGCGCAGATGAAAATGATAATATTGAGGTACGCAGGTGGGGAACCGTGCCAAAGCGGGATTTTGAAGCAAAAAATCACTTAGAGGTGCTCAAAGAGCTTAACCTTATTGATGAAGAGCGCGCGGCAAAAACAGCAGGCGCAAGTTTTGTCTACTTAAAAGATGACCTTGTGCTTCTTGATCGGGCACTGCAGCACTTTGCAATTGACCTTCTTCGCAAGCGAGGATACACGCTTATTTATCCCCCCTTAATGCTGCGCAGAAATGCCTACGAAGGCGTGGTTTCACTCGACGATTTTGAAGAGGTTATGTACAAGATTGAAGGAGATGACACGTATCTTATTGCAACAAGCGAGCACGCAATTGGCACAATGTACAAAGATGAAGTAGTGTTAGAAAAAGAGTTGCCACTCAAATTTGTTGGTGTAAGCCCGTGTTTTAGAAAAGAAGTGGGCAGTCATGGTAAGTACACAAAAGGATTGTTTCGCATGCATCATTTCAACAAAGTTGAGCAATTCATTTTTTGTCTTCCCAAAGATTCATGGAAATACCATGAAGAATTACAAAAAAATGCAGAAGACCTCTATCAGGCACTGGGCATCCCCTACCGCGTGGTCAATGTGTGCACAGGCGACCTTGGACCTATTGCTGCAAAAAAGTATGACACAGAATATTTAGGTTCAGACAATGAGTATCGTGAGTGCGGCTCAAATAGTAACTGCACTGATTATCAGGCGCGGCGCTTAAACACCAAGTATCGTGAAGGTGTTGGAAAACCGCCAAAAGAGTATGTGCACACGCTCAATAACACGGCAATTGCAACAAGCAGAACAATGATTGCGGTAATTGAAACATACCAGCAAAAAGACGGTTCAATCAAGATTCCAGATGTGCTCGTGACCTACATGAACGGGAAGAAAATAATCAAGAATGCAACCTAA
- a CDS encoding transcriptional regulator gives MKERYEIHAGMCKVFSNSTRLEILNLLKDKELSVTELIKKTKLSQANISQHLSIMKSKGIVTTDRKGKNIYYRLTNPKIIKAFDIIRDVLAERLKKNGDIVTGYEIKK, from the coding sequence ATGAAAGAACGGTATGAAATTCATGCTGGAATGTGCAAAGTATTTTCAAATTCAACAAGGTTGGAAATATTGAATTTATTGAAAGATAAAGAATTATCAGTAACAGAATTGATAAAAAAGACAAAACTAAGTCAAGCCAATATCTCCCAGCATTTGTCAATTATGAAATCCAAAGGAATTGTTACAACAGACAGGAAAGGCAAGAATATCTATTACAGACTTACAAATCCGAAAATCATCAAAGCATTTGATATAATAAGAGACGTTTTGGCTGAAAGATTAAAGAAAAATGGAGATATTGTTACGGGTTATGAGATAAAAAAATGA
- a CDS encoding transposase, with translation MLATKYRMYPNKEQTKKLEFALDTCRQAYNMMLGELNNQIIIDRNMIQAMLPDLKICEPRFREVYSKTLQYECYKLFSNLSALKVLKGNHKKVGRLRFKGKGWFKTINYNQSGFSLENNKLHLSKIGNIKIKVHRDVNGNIKQIQIKKGIDRWYAIIITDEKKQIFCGNRIIGIDLGINNYLVDSKGNKTENPKILEQNLSKLKHLNKELSRKKKGSNNRKKARKRLSKLHLKITNQRTDFLHKITTNLVKECKTIVMEDLNIKQMSQQKYFNAKNRVDASWGKFTQLLNFKAESAGCQIVKVNPRNTSKTCSQCGRIQDMPLYKRTYECAECGFVIDRDYNSAINILNKLAGQELSGVEKSTSVPLEQVGSMKQEALSLEVG, from the coding sequence ATGTTAGCAACAAAATATAGGATGTATCCAAATAAAGAACAGACAAAAAAATTAGAATTTGCTTTAGATACTTGTAGACAAGCATACAATATGATGCTCGGAGAATTGAATAATCAAATAATAATTGATAGAAATATGATACAGGCAATGCTTCCAGACTTGAAAATATGCGAACCAAGATTTAGAGAAGTTTATTCTAAAACACTTCAATATGAATGCTACAAATTATTTTCCAATCTATCTGCATTAAAAGTTTTGAAGGGAAATCATAAAAAAGTTGGGAGATTAAGATTCAAGGGAAAAGGCTGGTTCAAGACGATAAATTATAATCAAAGCGGTTTTTCTTTGGAAAATAATAAACTACATCTTTCAAAAATAGGAAATATAAAAATAAAAGTTCATAGAGACGTGAATGGAAATATAAAACAAATTCAGATTAAGAAAGGAATTGACAGATGGTATGCTATCATAATTACAGACGAAAAAAAGCAGATATTCTGTGGAAATAGAATTATCGGAATTGATTTAGGTATAAATAATTATTTAGTTGATAGCAAGGGAAATAAAACTGAAAATCCCAAAATATTAGAACAGAACTTATCAAAATTAAAGCATTTAAATAAAGAATTATCAAGAAAAAAGAAAGGAAGTAATAACAGAAAAAAAGCAAGAAAAAGATTATCAAAACTTCATCTTAAAATAACAAATCAAAGAACAGATTTCTTGCATAAGATTACAACTAACTTAGTCAAAGAATGCAAAACAATCGTTATGGAAGATTTGAATATAAAACAGATGTCTCAACAAAAATATTTCAATGCGAAAAATAGGGTAGATGCTTCTTGGGGTAAATTTACTCAACTTCTGAACTTCAAGGCTGAGAGTGCTGGTTGTCAGATAGTTAAAGTAAATCCAAGAAACACAAGTAAAACCTGTTCTCAATGCGGACGCATACAGGATATGCCTTTGTATAAGAGAACCTACGAGTGTGCTGAATGTGGCTTTGTCATAGATAGAGATTACAATTCAGCGATAAACATACTAAATAAATTAGCAGGGCAGGAATTGTCCGGTGTGGAGAAATCTACCTCTGTTCCTTTAGAGCAAGTAGGTTCTATGAAGCAAGAAGCCCTATCTCTTGAGGTAGGGTAG
- a CDS encoding histone: MSNRSSPVLPLAPIEKLIRTGSGAPRVSASATEAMEKVLSEIGFKISERAAHLSKHAGRKTIKEEDIKLAAKDV; this comes from the coding sequence ATGTCTAATCGTTCTTCTCCCGTTTTACCACTTGCACCCATTGAAAAACTTATTAGAACAGGAAGCGGTGCACCGCGCGTTTCTGCAAGCGCAACTGAAGCAATGGAAAAGGTGCTTAGCGAGATTGGTTTTAAAATTTCAGAGCGCGCTGCACATCTCTCAAAGCATGCTGGAAGAAAAACCATCAAAGAAGAGGATATCAAGCTTGCAGCAAAGGATGTATAA
- a CDS encoding sulfur reduction protein DsrE: MKIGIVIGTNEPEVVWNAFRFGSTSLKANHKVKVFLINKGVEIEEIKNEKYNAKEQTDLFLENKGQILACGTCLKSREKESSKVCPISTMKDLLKLVEESDKVLTFG, encoded by the coding sequence ATGAAAATTGGAATTGTTATAGGTACAAATGAACCCGAAGTTGTCTGGAATGCTTTTAGATTTGGAAGCACCTCATTAAAAGCAAATCACAAAGTAAAAGTTTTCTTAATAAATAAAGGAGTTGAAATTGAAGAGATTAAAAATGAAAAATATAATGCAAAAGAACAGACTGATTTATTTCTTGAAAACAAGGGACAGATATTGGCTTGTGGAACTTGCCTAAAATCAAGAGAAAAAGAAAGCAGTAAAGTTTGTCCAATTTCAACCATGAAAGATTTGTTAAAGTTAGTTGAAGAATCAGATAAAGTTTTGACATTTGGTTAG
- a CDS encoding type II methionyl aminopeptidase, whose product MDEKKVIEAGQVGARVLAHSASLVKAGARYLDIAKTLEKKILDSGAGIAFPVNISVNEVAAHGTARFEDERVIKKGDVVKIDLGAHIDGHISDNARTFEIGTNKHEKLIACVRDSLTAALGVIKTGAKISAVGAAVQPIMDKYGFNTVRNLVGHSIEPYCIHAGVNVPNYTNKGGGVFKDGMQIAIEPYATYGEGFAINGKDVEIFMIENIRPVRVFSARKILDWIKKERNTLPFSRRWVLEEFGKSANLALLVLTKQGIIKEYPVLVEASGGIVSQQEHTVLVKEKPIVTTKLN is encoded by the coding sequence ATGGATGAAAAAAAAGTGATTGAAGCAGGACAGGTTGGGGCGCGCGTTCTTGCGCACTCAGCATCACTAGTAAAAGCGGGCGCACGCTATCTTGATATTGCAAAAACGCTTGAAAAAAAAATTCTTGACAGCGGGGCAGGCATTGCATTTCCCGTGAATATCTCAGTAAACGAGGTTGCAGCTCACGGTACCGCGCGTTTTGAAGATGAGCGCGTTATCAAAAAAGGGGACGTGGTTAAAATTGATTTAGGAGCGCATATTGATGGACACATATCAGACAATGCGCGAACATTTGAGATAGGAACAAACAAACATGAGAAATTAATCGCGTGCGTGCGCGATTCACTTACTGCAGCATTGGGTGTTATCAAGACCGGTGCAAAAATCAGTGCAGTTGGCGCAGCAGTGCAACCCATAATGGACAAGTATGGTTTTAACACAGTCAGGAATTTAGTGGGTCATAGTATTGAGCCCTATTGTATTCATGCTGGCGTGAACGTGCCCAATTACACAAATAAAGGAGGCGGCGTGTTCAAAGACGGGATGCAAATCGCTATTGAACCCTACGCCACGTATGGAGAGGGTTTTGCAATAAACGGAAAAGATGTTGAAATATTCATGATTGAAAATATACGGCCTGTGCGCGTGTTTAGCGCCCGAAAAATCTTGGACTGGATTAAAAAAGAGCGAAACACGTTGCCGTTTTCACGCAGATGGGTGCTCGAAGAGTTTGGAAAGAGCGCAAATCTTGCGCTCTTAGTGCTGACCAAACAGGGCATTATAAAAGAGTACCCGGTGCTTGTAGAAGCCAGCGGAGGCATTGTTTCGCAACAGGAACACACTGTTTTAGTAAAAGAAAAGCCCATCGTAACCACAAAATTGAATTGA